From Bombyx mori chromosome 10, ASM3026992v2, a single genomic window includes:
- the LOC101736062 gene encoding solute carrier family 25 member 35 isoform X2, which translates to MAARQDGVGRDVTDLLMGGVSAMFATMFTNPIEVVKTRLQLQGEMKARGHHAVFYKNVPHGLFVIARTEGMAALQSGLPAMLGFQFFLNTFRLGVYRISERRGLTTDKSGRTSIIKGATAAGIGGALGSIAGTPFFLVKTRLQAQAARAIAVGHQHQHAGTAGALADIYRREGIKGLFRGIYPQIPRGAVGSSSQMVSFTYAKEWLRAHDVFVTSPLALSFAGANLGGLVMTLCLNPFDVVATRLSNQAVDANNRGRLYRGMIDCFVKMVRSEGASSLYKGVGANYMRLGPHTVLLLVCWDQLKILEDYLRK; encoded by the exons ATGGCTGCCAGACAAGATGGCGTCGGCCGTGACGTCACAGATCTTTTGATGGGTGGAGTTTCTGCTATGTTCGCAACAATGTTCACAAACCCTATAGAGGTGGTAAAGACTAGACTTCAACTACAAGGAGAAATGAAAGCTAGAGGCCACCATGCtgtgttttataaaaacgtACCTCACGGGCTGTTTGTGATAGCTAGAACTGAGGGTATGGCTGCTCTACAAAGTGGATTACCGGCTATGCTTGGGTTCCAGTTCTTTTTGAACACATTTCG GTTGGGCGTTTACCGTATCAGCGAACGACGTGGGCTAACCACGGACAAGTCGGGGCGCACTTCAATCATCAAAGGTGCAACGGCTGCGGGAATAGGTGGAGCCCTTGGATCTATAGCTGGCACCCCGTTCTTCTTGGTGAAGACGAGGCTCCAAGCTCAAGCTGCCAGGGCTATAGCTGTTGGCCACCAGCACCAGCATGCTGGCACCGCGGGGGCTTTAGCTGACATTTATAGACGAGAAGGTATTAAAG GTTTGTTCAGAGGAATCTACCCTCAAATACCGCGAGGCGCTGTGGGCAGCAGCTCGCAAATGGTCAGCTTCACCTATGCGAAAGAATGGCTTCGGGCACACGACGTGTTTGTGACGTCACCGCTGGCGCTGTCCTTCGCCGGCGCAAACCTCGGCGGCCTCGTGATGACGCTGTGCTTGAACCCTTTCGACGTTGTCGCTACTAGATTGTCTAATCAAG CTGTGGACGCCAACAACCGCGGGCGGCTGTACCGTGGGATGATCGACTGCTTCGTCAAGATGGTGAGGTCCGAAGGCGCTTCTTCCCTGTACAAGGGAGTCGGGGCCAACTACATGAGACTCGGGCCGCACACCGTCCTGCTGTTGGTGTGCTGGGACCAGCTTAAGATATTAGAAGACTACTTAAGGAAGTAG